From one Lycium ferocissimum isolate CSIRO_LF1 chromosome 5, AGI_CSIRO_Lferr_CH_V1, whole genome shotgun sequence genomic stretch:
- the LOC132057191 gene encoding metallothionein-like protein type 2 B: MSCCGGNCGCGSGCKCGNGCGGCKMYPDMSYTESTMTETLVLGVGPENTSFGAMEMGESPVAENGCKCGSDCKCNPCTCSK; encoded by the exons ATGTCTTGCTGTGGTGGAAACTGTGGTTGTGGATCTGGCTGCAAATGCGGCAATGGCTGTGGagg ATGCAAGATGTATCCTGACATGAGCTACACAGAGAGCACCATGACTGAGACTTTGGTGCTTGGGGTGGGACCTGAGAATACAAGCTTCGGCGCCATGGAGATGGGAGAATCCCCTGTTGCTGAGAATGGCTGCAAATGTGGATCTGACTGCAAGTGTAACCCTTGCACTTGTTCTAAATGA